From the genome of Miscanthus floridulus cultivar M001 chromosome 10, ASM1932011v1, whole genome shotgun sequence, one region includes:
- the LOC136489294 gene encoding H/ACA ribonucleoprotein complex subunit GAR1-like, translating to MRLAPPLLARRRCLPAATATTRLAPPLLTRHCSLTAATTAQLACRFPPGPPPPPPPMQKKRGRGREMAMPGGRGGGGAGREGGEGREGGEGGEGAAGEGGRGGGARRGRAGVLL from the coding sequence ATGCGGCTCGCCCCGCCGCTGCTCGCCCGCCGCCGCTGCttgcccgccgccaccgccaccacgcgGCTCGCCCCGCCGCTTCTCACCCGCCACTGCTCgctcaccgccgccaccaccgcccagCTTGCCTGTCGCTTCCCGcccggcccgccgccgccgccaccacctatgcaaaaaaaaagagggagagggagggagatggcGATGccaggagggaggggagggggcggcgctggGAGGGAGGGTGgagagggaagggagggaggggagggaggggagggggcggcgggagagggagggaggggagggggcgccaGGAGAGGAAGGGCGGGGGTGCTTTTATAA